From a region of the Meiothermus cerbereus DSM 11376 genome:
- a CDS encoding ABC transporter ATP-binding protein — translation MMLAKLSHVTKRYGKTEGVHDLSLELYPGQAVGLLGLNGSGKTTTLKLLAGMLFPTAGRVEVLGKNPRENRGQIAYLSDADNLYAWMTPSDAERFMRGLYPDFNPTRYRELLAFLEVPKQGYRSMSRGQRARLRLAMVLAREARLFLLDEPLSGIDVISRDRILKSLVLEWREEACLVLSTHEVSEAEGIFERVVLLKEGRLALDAQAEDLRAKGQSVKDAFIEVLA, via the coding sequence ATGATGCTGGCGAAGCTTTCGCATGTGACCAAGCGCTATGGCAAAACCGAGGGGGTGCACGACCTGAGCCTCGAGCTCTACCCCGGTCAGGCGGTTGGGCTTCTGGGCCTGAACGGCTCCGGCAAGACCACCACCCTCAAGCTTCTGGCCGGAATGCTGTTCCCCACCGCGGGAAGGGTGGAGGTACTGGGTAAGAACCCCCGTGAAAACCGAGGTCAGATTGCCTACCTGTCCGATGCCGACAACCTGTACGCCTGGATGACCCCCAGTGATGCCGAGCGCTTCATGCGGGGTCTGTACCCCGACTTCAACCCTACCCGCTACCGCGAGCTGCTGGCTTTTTTGGAAGTGCCCAAACAGGGCTACCGCTCGATGTCGCGGGGACAGCGGGCCCGCCTGCGCCTGGCCATGGTGCTGGCCCGTGAGGCTCGGCTGTTCTTGCTGGATGAGCCCCTTTCGGGCATAGATGTCATCTCGCGCGACCGCATTCTCAAGAGCCTGGTGCTGGAATGGCGCGAAGAGGCCTGCCTGGTGCTCTCGACCCACGAGGTCAGCGAGGCCGAGGGGATTTTTGAGCGGGTAGTGCTTTTGAAGGAAGGCCGCCTGGCCCTGGACGCCCAGGCCGAGGACTTGCGGGCCAAAGGGCAAAGCGTGAAGGACGCCTTTATCGAGGTGCTGGCCTGA
- a CDS encoding penicillin acylase family protein, which translates to MGLLRVLGRLLLVVVGLVLVLAVGGWFWLRGATLPQHQGRLALKGLSAPVEMSRTAERVLHIKAQTDTDAFFALGVAHAQDRLWQMEFQRRVGAGRLSEVIGKATLDQDRFLRTWGFYRAAEQAYVGLSPYAKSAVDAYVAGINAYLSTNPPLPLEFRLLGFKPEPWKPADVLVWAKMMSFDLSGNWRSELQRLQWAAKGMSPARMAQLRPPYPADAPTVLQAEDLQLPPPARPDGESARALLTLAVQLPRALHLPGELMARASNNWVIGGGRSVSGKPLLANDPHLGLGAPSVWYLVHIEAPTYKAIGTSFPGLPAVVIGRNERIGWGVTTVGADVQDLYVMEEVAGGYRYRGQVEPWRIRNEVIKIKGEPDVTLQVRESRYGPVINDVVKNPGARPLSLRWTSLEPTDRTIEAFIGIAKAQNWEQFKAALANYNAPSQNFVYADVDGNIGYMAPARFPIRKPGHSGLMPVPGDGNWDWQGYLPQDQWPQVYNPKEGFIVTANNKVTPANYPHTISLEWEEPYRAQRIRELILAKDKLSVEDMQAMQQDITSLLYREFKPVLEMLNPLSENARQWKARLLAWDGAMRAEQVEPTVFQAWYTELSRLPSKEVEQEFWEQPRYLLAAMRQGDPACQTSDTQTCLDYAALALDKALDRFNNNPPPWGQVHQASFPHAILTNVSPLNRLADRAIPHGGDRYTLNRASYDPSTFRMTVGSSYRHILDFADLERSLFIIPMGQSGALLSPSYDSLLRKWASGQYLPMRMNETRFTTRQTLEPQR; encoded by the coding sequence GTGGGCTTATTGCGTGTTTTGGGGCGTTTGCTGCTGGTGGTTGTTGGGCTGGTGCTGGTTTTGGCGGTGGGCGGCTGGTTCTGGCTGCGGGGCGCAACCCTTCCCCAGCACCAGGGCAGGCTGGCCCTTAAGGGGCTTTCGGCGCCGGTTGAGATGAGCCGCACCGCAGAGAGGGTGCTGCACATCAAGGCCCAAACCGATACCGACGCCTTTTTTGCCCTGGGGGTGGCCCATGCCCAGGATCGCCTGTGGCAGATGGAGTTCCAGCGCCGGGTAGGGGCTGGGCGTCTATCTGAGGTAATCGGGAAAGCTACCCTGGATCAGGATCGCTTTTTGCGTACCTGGGGCTTTTACCGTGCTGCCGAGCAGGCCTATGTGGGCCTATCGCCTTATGCCAAGTCGGCGGTGGATGCCTACGTGGCCGGCATCAACGCCTATCTTTCAACCAACCCGCCGCTACCGCTGGAGTTTCGTCTGCTGGGCTTCAAGCCCGAGCCGTGGAAGCCCGCCGATGTGCTGGTCTGGGCCAAAATGATGTCCTTTGACCTCTCGGGCAACTGGCGCAGCGAGCTACAGCGCCTGCAATGGGCCGCCAAAGGCATGAGCCCTGCGCGCATGGCCCAGCTCAGACCACCCTATCCCGCCGACGCGCCCACCGTGTTGCAGGCCGAAGACCTGCAACTGCCGCCACCCGCCCGGCCCGACGGGGAGTCGGCCCGTGCCTTGCTTACCCTGGCCGTCCAGCTACCCAGGGCCCTGCACCTGCCGGGAGAGCTGATGGCCCGTGCCTCCAACAACTGGGTCATTGGGGGGGGCCGCAGCGTAAGCGGTAAGCCGCTGCTGGCCAACGACCCCCACCTGGGGCTGGGAGCACCTTCGGTGTGGTACCTGGTGCACATCGAAGCCCCCACCTACAAGGCCATTGGCACTAGCTTCCCGGGCCTTCCGGCAGTGGTGATTGGCCGTAACGAGCGCATCGGCTGGGGCGTGACCACGGTAGGCGCGGACGTGCAGGATCTGTACGTGATGGAAGAGGTGGCGGGAGGCTACCGCTACAGGGGGCAGGTCGAACCCTGGCGCATCCGCAACGAGGTTATCAAGATCAAAGGTGAGCCCGACGTAACCCTGCAGGTGCGGGAAAGCCGCTATGGGCCGGTCATCAACGATGTGGTCAAGAACCCCGGCGCCAGGCCGCTTTCGTTGCGCTGGACCAGCCTCGAGCCCACCGACCGCACCATAGAAGCCTTTATTGGCATTGCCAAAGCGCAAAACTGGGAGCAGTTCAAAGCCGCCCTGGCCAACTACAACGCACCCAGCCAGAACTTTGTTTATGCCGATGTGGACGGCAACATCGGTTACATGGCCCCAGCCCGCTTTCCCATCCGTAAACCCGGCCACTCGGGCCTGATGCCAGTTCCGGGCGATGGCAACTGGGACTGGCAGGGCTACCTGCCCCAGGACCAGTGGCCCCAGGTCTACAACCCTAAAGAGGGCTTTATCGTTACCGCCAACAACAAGGTAACCCCAGCCAACTACCCCCACACCATCTCGCTGGAGTGGGAGGAACCCTACCGGGCTCAGCGCATCCGTGAGCTGATTCTGGCCAAGGACAAGCTTTCTGTGGAAGATATGCAGGCCATGCAGCAGGACATCACCAGCTTGCTCTACCGCGAGTTTAAGCCTGTTCTGGAGATGCTCAACCCACTTTCGGAAAACGCGCGCCAGTGGAAGGCTCGCCTCCTGGCCTGGGACGGGGCAATGCGGGCCGAGCAGGTAGAACCCACGGTATTCCAGGCCTGGTACACCGAGCTTAGCCGCCTGCCCAGCAAAGAGGTGGAGCAGGAGTTCTGGGAACAGCCCCGCTACCTGCTGGCGGCCATGCGCCAGGGTGACCCGGCCTGCCAGACCTCCGATACCCAGACCTGCCTGGACTACGCGGCCCTTGCCCTGGATAAGGCCCTCGACCGCTTCAACAACAACCCCCCACCCTGGGGCCAGGTTCACCAGGCCTCTTTCCCACACGCCATCCTGACCAATGTTTCGCCACTGAACCGCCTGGCCGACCGGGCCATACCCCACGGCGGCGACCGCTACACCCTGAACCGTGCTTCTTACGACCCCAGCACCTTCCGCATGACGGTGGGAAGCAGCTACCGGCACATTCTGGATTTTGCCGACCTCGAGCGCTCTTTATTTATCATTCCCATGGGCCAGTCTGGGGCCTTGCTTTCGCCCAGCTACGATAGCCTTCTACGCAAATGGGCCAGCGGGCAGTACCTGCCCATGCGGATGAACGAGACCCGCTTCACCACGCGCCAGACCCTCGAGCCTCAGCGCTAG
- a CDS encoding glycosyltransferase, with amino-acid sequence MPQRILLVYTKAGGGHFALAQNLHRLLTELEPESEIRLFNFFDVGPRWIGQAIQDGYNFSVNKQRWLFTVFQAFYQTRPAIQSFARVLGMRLAPAINEYLESFRPDKIIYCYPVNHGFRRLPYVRKHKPKTLTVVSDIFSPHLYWFVDTKDQYVVASPEAYSLARRYRVPAENLHYFQTLIDPKYNQPLKPAEVARLRQEWGLTHPYTVLVTGGGAGLKISFGLVRELLKIEGINVVVVCGYNQKLYRQLEAFKEKNRISNLVLFGFTKQMYELINVSNVVVTKAGPATIAEVLSQGKDLIVCDYVWPQEYGNVELIRHEKLGYYIRQPRKIAQKIRELKDRPPERKTLSLQNDIVRLAKYILEL; translated from the coding sequence ATGCCGCAACGAATTCTGCTGGTTTATACAAAGGCGGGGGGTGGGCACTTTGCCCTGGCACAAAACCTGCACAGGTTGCTGACCGAGCTCGAGCCCGAGTCCGAGATAAGGCTGTTCAACTTTTTTGACGTGGGGCCGCGCTGGATTGGTCAGGCCATCCAGGATGGTTACAATTTTTCGGTCAACAAACAGCGCTGGCTGTTTACAGTCTTTCAAGCTTTCTATCAGACCCGGCCGGCCATTCAGTCCTTTGCACGGGTTCTGGGAATGCGCCTGGCCCCGGCCATTAACGAATACCTGGAGTCGTTTCGCCCCGACAAGATTATTTACTGCTACCCGGTGAACCACGGCTTTCGCCGGTTGCCGTATGTACGCAAGCACAAGCCCAAAACCCTTACCGTGGTGAGCGATATTTTTAGCCCGCACCTGTACTGGTTTGTCGACACCAAAGACCAGTACGTGGTGGCCAGTCCCGAAGCCTATAGCCTGGCCCGGCGCTACCGGGTTCCTGCGGAGAACCTGCACTACTTCCAAACCCTGATTGACCCTAAATACAACCAGCCCCTGAAGCCCGCCGAGGTGGCTCGACTGCGCCAGGAGTGGGGCTTGACGCACCCCTACACCGTGCTGGTGACGGGGGGTGGTGCGGGCCTGAAAATAAGTTTTGGCCTGGTGCGTGAGCTGCTCAAAATCGAGGGCATCAATGTGGTGGTGGTGTGTGGCTATAACCAGAAGCTCTACCGGCAGCTCGAGGCCTTCAAAGAAAAAAACCGCATCTCAAACCTGGTCTTGTTTGGGTTTACCAAGCAGATGTACGAGCTAATTAATGTTTCCAACGTGGTGGTTACCAAGGCCGGCCCTGCTACCATTGCCGAGGTGCTTTCCCAGGGCAAAGACCTGATCGTCTGCGATTATGTGTGGCCGCAAGAATATGGCAACGTCGAGCTGATTCGGCATGAAAAGCTGGGGTATTACATCCGTCAACCCCGCAAAATTGCGCAAAAGATTCGCGAGCTCAAAGACCGGCCCCCTGAGCGCAAAACCCTCAGCCTGCAGAACGACATCGTGCGGCTGGCCAAGTACATCCTCGAGCTATAG
- a CDS encoding CDGSH iron-sulfur domain-containing protein, whose translation MKIEFRENGSIGIETGGKYVLRQGDQEVVIEKPRVSLCRCGHSNNKPFCDGTHKSVGFVAPAAVIELEAK comes from the coding sequence ATGAAAATCGAGTTCCGCGAAAACGGCTCCATTGGCATCGAAACGGGCGGCAAATACGTGTTGCGTCAGGGTGACCAGGAAGTGGTTATCGAAAAACCCAGGGTCTCGTTGTGCCGCTGCGGGCATTCCAACAACAAGCCCTTTTGCGACGGCACCCACAAGTCGGTGGGCTTTGTGGCCCCTGCTGCGGTAATCGAACTCGAGGCCAAATAA
- a CDS encoding aldo/keto reductase family protein, whose translation MRYRKLGQWGLKVSEISLGAWVTYGDAVNDLERIKAITRIAYEGGINFFDNADVYAKGLAEELMSKALLEQFPRHELVLSSKVFWPTSEDANGRGLSRKHVRESLERSLKRMGTDYLDLYFCHRYDPEVPMEEIVGTMSNLVDRGLVLYWGTSEWPAARIVEAVQFARSNGLHPPAVEQPQYSMLYRERVEQEILPETERFGLGMVVWSPLAMGMLTGRYDKGVPKDSRFERYPQFGNRFLTEENVKKVKALKKVASDLGLTRTQLALAWVLRQKGVSSAITGATKPEQLEESLGAAGVDLPQEALERIEKILG comes from the coding sequence ATGCGCTATCGCAAACTTGGTCAGTGGGGCTTAAAGGTTTCGGAAATTTCGCTGGGGGCCTGGGTCACCTACGGCGACGCCGTCAACGACCTCGAGCGAATCAAGGCCATTACCCGCATCGCCTACGAAGGCGGCATCAATTTTTTTGACAACGCCGACGTGTACGCCAAGGGACTGGCCGAGGAACTGATGAGCAAAGCCTTGCTGGAACAGTTCCCCCGCCACGAACTGGTTCTGTCGAGCAAGGTTTTCTGGCCCACCAGCGAGGATGCCAACGGAAGGGGCCTCTCGCGCAAGCACGTGCGGGAAAGCCTCGAGCGAAGCCTAAAGCGTATGGGCACCGACTACCTCGACCTGTATTTCTGCCACCGCTACGACCCCGAGGTGCCCATGGAGGAAATCGTGGGTACCATGAGCAACCTGGTAGACCGGGGCCTGGTGCTCTACTGGGGTACTTCCGAGTGGCCGGCAGCCCGCATTGTGGAGGCTGTGCAGTTTGCCCGGAGCAATGGCCTGCACCCCCCCGCCGTCGAGCAGCCGCAGTACTCGATGCTCTACCGTGAGCGCGTGGAACAGGAAATTCTGCCCGAAACCGAGCGCTTTGGCCTGGGGATGGTGGTCTGGAGCCCCCTGGCCATGGGGATGCTTACCGGGCGTTACGACAAAGGCGTACCCAAAGACAGCCGCTTCGAGCGCTACCCCCAGTTTGGCAACCGCTTCCTGACCGAAGAAAACGTCAAGAAGGTCAAGGCCCTCAAAAAGGTGGCCTCCGACCTGGGCCTTACCCGTACCCAGCTGGCCCTGGCCTGGGTTCTGCGCCAGAAGGGCGTGAGCAGCGCCATCACGGGTGCCACCAAACCTGAACAGCTCGAGGAAAGCCTGGGTGCAGCGGGGGTAGACCTGCCACAGGAAGCGCTCGAGCGCATCGAGAAAATTCTGGGCTAG
- a CDS encoding FAD-binding oxidoreductase, whose translation MLESLKNLLPQKVSTSPTDLNTHGRDESYPIQNPPLAVVFAENLSDIQAALGWARAHRVAVIPFGAGTSLEGHVIPQGPAISLDVSRMNRVLEVRPEDFLAVVEPGLTRKALNEALKGTGLFFPVDPGADASLGGMAATNASGTTTVRYGGMRQNVLALQVVLANGEVLELGRGVRKSSAGYNLKDLFIGSEGTLGIITCLTLKLHPIPEHIHTLRVFFENLNATAQAAYAVMASGLPVARLELVDEVGMLAINRYLGQSYPEKPALFVEFHSSTQEALEAESSLALELMQEAGAIRIDTARTQEERTAQWEARHQAYWALVNLFPGKAYLATDTAVPISKMPDLVAYSSHLLRELGLSGNILGHVGDGNFHTLVVCEPGDPRAEVFSERLVEHTLALGGTCTGEHGVGLRKKKYLPQEHGPALGWMRQIKQLFDPQSLLNPGKIFD comes from the coding sequence ATGCTGGAAAGCCTGAAGAACCTACTACCGCAAAAAGTGAGCACCTCCCCCACCGACCTCAATACCCATGGCAGAGACGAGAGCTACCCCATCCAGAACCCGCCCCTGGCTGTGGTCTTTGCAGAAAACCTTTCGGATATTCAGGCCGCTTTGGGCTGGGCCCGTGCCCACCGCGTGGCGGTAATTCCTTTTGGGGCCGGTACCAGCCTCGAGGGGCATGTGATCCCCCAGGGACCGGCCATCTCGCTGGATGTTTCACGCATGAACCGGGTGCTCGAGGTTCGCCCCGAAGACTTCCTGGCCGTGGTAGAGCCAGGCCTGACCCGCAAGGCCCTGAACGAGGCTCTCAAAGGCACCGGCCTCTTCTTTCCGGTAGACCCCGGCGCGGATGCCAGCCTGGGGGGCATGGCCGCTACCAACGCCTCGGGCACCACCACCGTGCGATACGGCGGGATGCGGCAGAACGTCCTGGCGCTACAGGTAGTCCTGGCAAATGGCGAGGTATTGGAGCTGGGCCGGGGGGTACGCAAAAGCAGCGCAGGCTATAACCTCAAGGACTTGTTCATCGGCTCCGAGGGAACCCTGGGCATCATCACCTGCCTGACCTTAAAGCTGCACCCCATCCCCGAGCACATCCACACCCTGCGGGTTTTCTTCGAAAACCTGAACGCCACCGCCCAGGCTGCCTACGCGGTTATGGCCAGTGGGCTGCCGGTGGCGCGGCTCGAGCTGGTGGACGAGGTGGGTATGCTGGCCATTAATCGCTACCTGGGCCAGAGCTACCCCGAAAAACCCGCTTTATTTGTGGAGTTTCACTCCTCCACCCAGGAAGCCCTCGAGGCCGAATCGAGCCTAGCCCTCGAGCTGATGCAGGAGGCCGGGGCCATCCGCATAGACACCGCCCGTACCCAGGAGGAGCGCACCGCCCAGTGGGAGGCCCGGCACCAGGCCTACTGGGCTTTGGTCAACCTTTTCCCCGGAAAGGCCTACCTCGCCACCGACACTGCCGTGCCCATCTCCAAAATGCCCGACCTGGTAGCATATTCCAGCCACCTGCTGCGCGAACTAGGCCTTAGCGGCAATATTTTGGGACACGTGGGCGACGGCAACTTTCACACCCTGGTGGTCTGTGAACCAGGCGACCCCAGGGCAGAAGTTTTTTCCGAGCGACTTGTCGAGCACACCCTGGCCCTGGGGGGCACCTGTACCGGCGAACACGGGGTGGGGCTACGCAAAAAGAAATATCTGCCCCAAGAGCACGGGCCGGCTTTGGGATGGATGCGCCAGATCAAACAGCTCTTTGACCCCCAGAGCCTGCTCAATCCCGGCAAGATCTTTGACTAG
- a CDS encoding VOC family protein, with product MYTTRLAYVHLTVRQLEAAVTFYTRFLDLQLSERFGKTALLVSSENPAHYELALSEGQPPSSITLGFAAATEQDFKAAQDFVRLEGVPSKLEDRGIALVLCLQDPDGNSVELFFDRRKRGGRAFWRGESELL from the coding sequence ATGTACACCACCCGTCTGGCCTACGTTCACCTGACCGTTCGGCAGCTCGAGGCCGCCGTAACCTTTTACACCCGTTTTCTGGATCTACAACTATCCGAACGCTTCGGGAAGACCGCGCTGCTGGTCTCATCTGAAAACCCAGCCCACTACGAGCTGGCCCTTAGCGAAGGCCAGCCGCCCAGTTCTATTACGCTTGGTTTTGCTGCTGCCACCGAGCAAGACTTTAAAGCAGCCCAGGACTTTGTTCGTCTCGAGGGCGTTCCCAGCAAGCTCGAGGATCGGGGCATCGCCCTGGTGCTTTGCCTGCAAGACCCCGACGGAAACTCGGTTGAGCTGTTTTTTGACCGGCGCAAGCGCGGGGGTCGGGCTTTCTGGCGGGGCGAGAGCGAACTTCTTTGA
- a CDS encoding ABC transporter ATP-binding protein has translation MTTSQREIVPVVEMRGVSKVYCSGSRARTVEVHALVGVDLTIYPGEYVALMGPSGSGKSTLMHIIGLLDTPTEGEYRLGGEPVRGLSEAQLARIRNQRVGFVFQAFFLLPRLTALNNVALPLVYRGLSSAERLKRAKEALESVGLGDRLDHLPSELSGGQKQRVAIARALVQEPDLLLADEPTGNLDSRSSHEIMELFEALHRQGKTIVMVTHEPDVGARAQRIVRLRDGRVADGGMA, from the coding sequence ATGACTACTTCCCAGCGTGAAATTGTGCCGGTGGTAGAGATGCGTGGCGTGAGCAAGGTCTACTGCTCGGGCTCGAGGGCCCGCACGGTGGAGGTGCACGCGCTCGTGGGGGTCGACCTGACCATTTACCCAGGCGAGTATGTGGCCTTAATGGGGCCTTCGGGGTCGGGTAAGTCGACCCTGATGCACATCATCGGCCTGCTCGATACCCCTACCGAGGGCGAGTACCGCCTGGGAGGGGAGCCGGTGCGGGGCTTAAGCGAGGCCCAGCTGGCCCGTATCCGCAACCAGCGGGTGGGGTTCGTGTTTCAGGCCTTTTTCTTGCTACCGCGCCTGACCGCGTTGAACAACGTGGCTCTGCCCCTGGTCTACCGGGGTTTGTCCTCTGCCGAACGCCTGAAGCGTGCAAAGGAGGCGCTCGAGTCGGTGGGCCTGGGCGATCGGCTCGACCACCTGCCCTCCGAGCTTTCGGGTGGGCAGAAGCAGCGGGTAGCCATCGCAAGGGCCCTGGTGCAGGAGCCCGATTTGTTGCTGGCCGACGAGCCAACCGGCAACCTCGACTCCAGATCTTCCCACGAGATTATGGAACTTTTTGAGGCCCTGCACCGCCAGGGTAAGACCATCGTGATGGTTACGCACGAGCCGGATGTTGGGGCCAGGGCCCAGCGCATCGTGCGCCTGCGCGATGGCCGGGTGGCCGATGGAGGGATGGCATGA
- a CDS encoding GntR family transcriptional regulator, with protein MWNLDVEAGPIYAQIVRGVERMLANGVLKPGDKLPSARELAAALKVNPNTVIHAYSQLEMAQVSETRRGLGTFVREDVNVEGIRLRILQEAAQRFWSEVQSLGLGLEEAQKALLSLSSNTREAQ; from the coding sequence TTGTGGAACTTGGATGTAGAAGCGGGGCCGATTTATGCGCAGATTGTGCGGGGGGTGGAGCGAATGCTGGCGAATGGGGTGTTAAAACCAGGCGATAAACTGCCATCGGCACGGGAACTGGCGGCGGCCCTGAAGGTAAACCCCAACACGGTGATTCATGCCTACAGCCAGCTCGAGATGGCCCAGGTAAGCGAGACCCGGCGGGGCCTGGGTACTTTTGTGCGCGAGGATGTGAACGTCGAAGGCATCCGCCTGCGCATTTTGCAGGAGGCGGCGCAGCGCTTTTGGTCGGAAGTGCAAAGCCTGGGGCTGGGCCTCGAGGAGGCCCAAAAAGCCCTTCTAAGCCTGAGCTCCAACACCAGGGAGGCCCAATGA
- a CDS encoding efflux RND transporter periplasmic adaptor subunit: MKRWFWVVLVVLSLGLTLFGLLRPRTEQGLSVSVVRVELGEFVREVRANGTVEARVYTLTFPRPGRVAEVRVREGESVEAGQVLALLETTNEQAQLRSLQQTLAALQARARAAEADYQSNRTRLQNQLTEVRRNLRLSQELLRVGGVALGEVERLMRQESDLMAQLASLEQARASTQRDLEAQLQARQSEMASLQRTVAQATLRAPVAGTVAAVGYLVGVETTAGAASIRLIEAGSLRVQARLAEADVPAVWPGQPVRLELDAAPEQPLQGRVDRLGVQAEVAGSGGSAVLPVFIRFVDKEAEAIARPGLTVTARITTLRLPRALKIPLEALVEEQGQRFVWVVDPQSRTVRKQPIVLKARNLTQAAVEGLANDSILVSLPPETLKEGTRVSYRLPEGGR, encoded by the coding sequence ATGAAACGATGGTTTTGGGTTGTGTTGGTGGTGCTATCGCTGGGCTTGACTTTATTTGGCTTGCTGCGCCCAAGAACCGAGCAGGGCCTCTCGGTAAGTGTGGTGCGGGTTGAGCTGGGTGAGTTTGTGCGGGAAGTGCGGGCCAATGGCACCGTCGAGGCGCGGGTTTATACCCTGACCTTCCCCAGACCTGGCCGGGTGGCCGAGGTGCGGGTTCGGGAGGGTGAGTCGGTGGAGGCAGGGCAGGTGCTGGCGCTGCTCGAGACCACCAACGAACAGGCCCAGCTGCGCTCGCTGCAGCAAACCCTGGCCGCTTTACAGGCCCGGGCCCGGGCTGCCGAGGCGGACTACCAGTCCAACCGCACCCGCCTGCAAAACCAGTTGACCGAGGTGCGGCGCAACCTGCGCCTATCGCAGGAACTGCTGCGGGTGGGCGGGGTGGCCCTGGGTGAGGTTGAACGCTTGATGCGCCAGGAGAGCGACCTAATGGCCCAGCTGGCCAGCCTGGAGCAGGCCCGTGCCAGCACCCAGCGCGATCTGGAGGCCCAGCTTCAAGCCCGCCAGAGCGAGATGGCCTCGCTACAGCGCACCGTCGCCCAGGCAACCCTGCGTGCGCCGGTGGCCGGTACCGTGGCAGCGGTGGGCTACCTGGTCGGGGTCGAGACCACCGCTGGCGCGGCCTCGATTCGCCTGATAGAGGCCGGGAGCCTGCGGGTGCAGGCCCGCCTGGCCGAGGCCGATGTGCCCGCCGTGTGGCCCGGCCAGCCGGTTCGCCTCGAGCTCGATGCAGCGCCCGAGCAGCCTTTACAGGGCAGGGTGGACCGACTGGGGGTCCAGGCCGAGGTGGCCGGAAGCGGGGGGAGTGCGGTTTTACCAGTGTTTATACGCTTTGTGGATAAAGAGGCCGAGGCCATTGCCAGGCCGGGTTTGACCGTAACTGCCCGCATTACCACCCTGCGCCTGCCCAGGGCCCTCAAGATTCCCCTCGAGGCCCTGGTCGAAGAGCAGGGGCAGCGCTTTGTGTGGGTGGTGGATCCCCAGAGCCGAACGGTTCGCAAACAGCCCATCGTGCTCAAAGCCCGAAACCTGACCCAGGCCGCGGTGGAAGGGCTGGCCAACGACAGCATCCTGGTCTCGCTGCCGCCCGAAACCCTTAAGGAGGGCACCAGGGTCAGCTACCGCCTGCCCGAAGGGGGGCGCTGA
- a CDS encoding YIP1 family protein — translation MMLDVLLQPTNFFRALSERKPNLVAPFFIVVAAAVAASLGQALLTRLLPSPIPGGVAVQLVLALVGGVVGGMVAWGLGGLVVRLLAGPDSRAWEVYGWASVPGLLVGLVAIPLAALFPITGDLPPIPPLTDVEAFQAWQRAYRQLIWEATGFRILQGLGLLSALWSFGIIWSALKVLAPAKALVTTLVIAAVSLAFMVWGLLSQR, via the coding sequence ATGATGCTGGATGTTTTGTTGCAACCCACAAACTTTTTTCGTGCGCTCTCAGAGCGAAAACCCAACCTGGTGGCTCCGTTTTTTATCGTGGTGGCCGCAGCCGTGGCGGCCTCGCTGGGGCAGGCTTTGCTAACCCGCCTGCTGCCCAGCCCCATACCGGGGGGTGTGGCGGTGCAGCTGGTGCTGGCCCTGGTGGGCGGGGTGGTTGGTGGCATGGTGGCCTGGGGGTTAGGGGGGCTGGTGGTTCGCCTTCTGGCCGGGCCGGACAGCCGGGCCTGGGAGGTGTATGGTTGGGCCAGTGTGCCGGGTTTGCTGGTGGGATTGGTGGCGATTCCCCTTGCGGCCTTGTTTCCTATTACCGGCGACCTGCCCCCTATACCCCCCCTTACCGATGTCGAGGCTTTTCAAGCCTGGCAGCGTGCGTATCGGCAGCTGATCTGGGAAGCCACCGGATTCAGGATTTTGCAGGGATTGGGCCTGCTGAGTGCGTTGTGGTCGTTCGGGATTATCTGGTCGGCGCTTAAGGTTCTGGCCCCGGCTAAAGCCCTGGTAACCACGCTGGTGATAGCGGCTGTTTCACTGGCTTTTATGGTCTGGGGCTTGCTGTCGCAGCGTTAG